A genomic stretch from Bradyrhizobium sp. 195 includes:
- a CDS encoding DUF2200 domain-containing protein: MTKHRIYTMSFASVYPLYVAKAEKKGRTKAEVDQIISWLTGYGQKELEAQLKKQTDFETFFAQAPRINPSRSMIKGVVCGVRVEDIKEPTMQEIRYLDKLIDELAKGKTMDKILRQTNN; encoded by the coding sequence GTGACAAAGCATCGGATCTACACGATGAGCTTCGCCAGCGTGTATCCGCTTTACGTTGCGAAAGCCGAGAAAAAGGGACGGACAAAAGCCGAGGTCGATCAGATCATCTCCTGGCTGACCGGCTATGGTCAGAAGGAGCTGGAAGCTCAGCTGAAGAAGCAGACGGACTTTGAAACCTTCTTTGCGCAGGCTCCTCGGATCAATCCTTCTCGATCCATGATCAAGGGCGTCGTCTGCGGCGTCCGGGTGGAGGACATCAAGGAACCAACGATGCAAGAGATCCGCTACCTGGACAAGCTGATCGATGAGCTGGCCAAGGGAAAGACAATGGACAAGATCCTGCGGCAAACGAATAACTGA
- a CDS encoding ATP-binding cassette domain-containing protein: MQTAVRSSLPETDFASRANFAPHARVVREERPQQASGLPLNIRGLRKSFGDNEVLRGIDLHIPAGQFVAIVGKSGCGKSTLLRLIAGLDKIDAGSISFGQDIQPEDIRVMFQEPRLLPWARVLANVEVGLGRDRSSNDAHARAEKALTEVGLADKRDQWPSVLSGGQKQRVALGRALVSRPRVLAFDEPLGALDALTRISMQRLLERVWRDQGFTAILVTHDVSEAVALADRVLVIEEGRIAHDVTVNAGRPRQRGSAELAGLEGSILSHLLSADDRT; the protein is encoded by the coding sequence ATGCAGACAGCCGTTCGTAGCTCCCTTCCGGAAACCGACTTTGCCAGCCGCGCCAATTTCGCGCCGCATGCCCGTGTGGTGCGCGAGGAGCGGCCGCAGCAAGCTAGCGGCTTGCCGCTCAACATCCGTGGCTTGCGCAAATCCTTCGGCGACAACGAGGTGCTGCGCGGCATCGACCTGCACATTCCCGCCGGCCAGTTCGTCGCCATCGTCGGCAAGAGCGGTTGCGGCAAGAGCACGCTGCTGCGCCTCATCGCCGGTCTGGACAAGATCGACGCCGGCAGCATCAGCTTTGGCCAGGATATCCAGCCCGAGGACATCCGCGTGATGTTTCAGGAGCCGCGGCTCCTGCCCTGGGCGCGCGTGCTCGCCAATGTCGAGGTTGGCCTCGGCCGCGATCGTTCTTCCAACGATGCGCATGCGCGGGCCGAGAAGGCGCTGACCGAGGTGGGACTTGCCGACAAGCGCGACCAGTGGCCGTCGGTGCTGTCGGGTGGCCAGAAGCAGCGCGTCGCGCTCGGCCGTGCGCTGGTCTCCCGCCCGCGCGTGCTCGCCTTCGACGAGCCGCTCGGCGCGCTGGACGCTCTGACCAGGATCTCGATGCAGCGGCTGCTGGAGCGCGTCTGGCGCGACCAGGGCTTTACCGCGATCCTCGTCACCCACGACGTCTCCGAGGCGGTCGCGCTGGCGGATCGCGTGCTCGTGATCGAGGAGGGCCGCATCGCCCACGACGTCACGGTTAACGCAGGCAGGCCGCGTCAGCGCGGTTCGGCCGAGCTTGCCGGCCTCGAAGGCTCGATCCTGAGCCACCTGTTGTCGGCGGACGATCGTACCTAA
- a CDS encoding helix-turn-helix transcriptional regulator: MWSHGTPANPAAGDITPAVLAIGRSDFPSVLIDTLRRQADVGHCMVFALNRAGAVTCLLDAGNIPIGGDLGAAYAGQFHESDPNRDVLFEAEGTAPIMLPSFAPRMYGARYRKIFFHDSGIVDKCATAIWTADTCFYVNFYRITAQGRFSDAERVRLQTIAPAIGASVARHFQQASTATPDQNLAALFATRAPLSALTPREQEVCRRILLGFSSEAISQALGISLHSTLTYRKRAYQRLGISAQNELFAIVLRLLARPDGLN, encoded by the coding sequence ATGTGGTCTCACGGGACGCCTGCAAATCCGGCGGCCGGCGATATCACGCCCGCGGTGCTCGCCATCGGCCGCTCCGACTTCCCGAGCGTCCTCATCGACACGCTGCGCCGGCAGGCCGATGTCGGCCATTGCATGGTGTTCGCGCTGAACCGCGCGGGTGCCGTCACCTGCCTGCTCGATGCCGGCAACATCCCGATCGGCGGCGATCTCGGCGCAGCCTATGCCGGCCAGTTCCACGAATCCGATCCCAACCGCGATGTGCTGTTCGAAGCCGAGGGCACCGCCCCGATCATGCTGCCGTCCTTCGCGCCGCGCATGTACGGCGCGCGCTACCGCAAGATCTTCTTCCACGATTCCGGCATCGTCGACAAATGCGCGACCGCGATCTGGACCGCCGACACCTGCTTCTACGTCAACTTCTATCGCATCACGGCCCAGGGCCGCTTCAGCGATGCCGAGCGTGTGCGGCTTCAAACAATCGCGCCCGCGATCGGTGCCAGCGTCGCACGTCATTTCCAGCAGGCTTCGACGGCGACGCCCGACCAGAACCTCGCCGCATTGTTCGCGACACGCGCGCCGCTCTCCGCGCTGACGCCGCGCGAACAGGAGGTCTGCCGCCGCATTTTGCTCGGCTTCAGCTCCGAGGCGATCTCGCAAGCGCTCGGCATCAGCCTGCATTCCACGCTCACCTACCGCAAGCGCGCCTATCAGCGGCTCGGGATTTCCGCGCAGAACGAATTGTTCGCGATCGTGCTGCGGCTGCTGGCGCGGCCTGATGGCTTGAACTAG
- a CDS encoding flavin reductase family protein: MNVVPRDLMTEIPVSSADFRGAMRHLTGGVSVITAGRGKDITGMTVTSVTSLSVEPPTLLVSINRDASSFPLIRRHGAFGVNILNADQLDVAERFSGKGGLKGADRFAGAKWVTAVSGVPLLVGALSAFDCEVEEIVERHSHGIVIGRVRDIKSSTRTAALAYWHGQYVAVDQDEDAVRLADVSLPARGRRGV; encoded by the coding sequence ATGAATGTAGTGCCCCGCGATCTCATGACTGAAATCCCCGTCTCGTCCGCCGATTTCCGCGGCGCCATGCGCCATCTCACCGGCGGCGTCAGCGTCATCACCGCCGGGCGGGGCAAGGACATCACCGGCATGACGGTGACCTCGGTGACCTCGCTGTCGGTCGAGCCACCGACGCTGCTGGTCAGCATCAACCGCGATGCCTCCTCCTTTCCGCTGATCCGGCGCCACGGCGCCTTCGGCGTGAACATCCTCAATGCCGACCAGCTCGACGTCGCCGAGCGCTTTTCCGGCAAGGGCGGGCTGAAGGGCGCTGATCGCTTCGCCGGGGCCAAATGGGTAACGGCGGTCTCGGGCGTTCCGCTCCTGGTCGGCGCGCTGTCGGCCTTCGATTGCGAGGTCGAGGAGATCGTCGAGCGCCACTCGCACGGCATCGTCATCGGCCGTGTCAGAGACATCAAGAGCTCGACCCGCACCGCTGCGCTGGCCTATTGGCACGGCCAGTATGTCGCGGTCGACCAGGACGAGGACGCGGTCAGGCTTGCCGATGTCAGCCTTCCCGCGCGCGGCCGGCGCGGCGTTTGA
- the ssuC gene encoding aliphatic sulfonate ABC transporter permease SsuC yields MSLIDSVSLPRSFRLPRVDGLIQWIVPLAIIAIWQVASVTGFVPTRVLPAPSDVLLSGWKLLLSGELVRNIWVSFWRASIGFLIGGSIGFAFGLANGLSQLSAKLTDTTLQMVRNVPHLALIPLVILWFGIDESAKLFLVALGVFFPIYLNTLHGIRTVDPQLIEMGRIYGMTDGELFRRVIFPGALPSIFVGIRFALGIMWLTLIVAETIAASSGLGYMAMQAREFMLIDVVVLSILIYALLGKLADSASRVLERLTLSWHPAYWKR; encoded by the coding sequence ATGAGCCTGATCGACAGCGTTTCACTTCCGCGCAGCTTTCGTCTGCCGCGGGTCGACGGCCTGATCCAGTGGATCGTGCCGCTCGCCATCATCGCGATCTGGCAGGTCGCGAGCGTCACCGGCTTCGTGCCGACCCGTGTGCTGCCGGCGCCGAGCGACGTCCTGCTCTCAGGTTGGAAGCTGCTGCTCTCCGGTGAGCTCGTTCGCAACATCTGGGTCTCGTTCTGGCGCGCCTCGATCGGCTTTCTGATCGGCGGCAGTATCGGCTTCGCGTTCGGCCTCGCCAACGGCCTGTCGCAGCTCTCGGCAAAACTCACCGACACTACCTTGCAGATGGTGCGCAACGTGCCGCATCTCGCTCTGATCCCGCTCGTCATCCTCTGGTTCGGCATCGACGAGAGCGCAAAACTGTTCCTGGTGGCGCTCGGGGTGTTTTTCCCGATCTACCTCAACACGCTGCACGGCATCCGCACCGTCGATCCGCAGCTGATCGAGATGGGCCGCATCTACGGCATGACCGATGGCGAGCTGTTCCGCCGGGTGATCTTCCCGGGCGCGCTGCCCTCGATCTTCGTCGGCATCCGCTTCGCGCTCGGCATCATGTGGTTGACCCTGATCGTTGCGGAGACGATCGCGGCATCCTCAGGCCTCGGCTACATGGCGATGCAGGCGCGCGAGTTCATGCTGATCGACGTCGTCGTGCTCTCGATCCTGATCTACGCCCTGCTCGGCAAGCTCGCCGACAGCGCCTCCCGCGTGCTGGAGCGCCTGACGCTCTCCTGGCACCCCGCCTATTGGAAACGTTGA
- a CDS encoding LLM class flavin-dependent oxidoreductase, translating to MKFGIFYELQLPRPWVAGDEFALYQNALSQMELADKLGYDHAWVVEHHFLEEYSHSPSPESFLAAASQRTKNIRLGHGILQLTTNHPARVAERVAVLDLLSNGRCEFGMGESASITELTPFGRDMETKKEVFEEAVAAIFPMFKDAGSEHHGKYFDIPLRNVVPKPVQKPHPPLWMACSQLPTIERAGRHGFGALGFQFVSADAAHAWVHAYYNAMTKRLSKLADYEINPNMALVSFFMCAKSDEEARARADGATFFQFALRFYGASQNRQRPAPYTVNMWDEYNKWKRDNPEAQEAALRGGLIGSPETIRKKLKRFQSSHIDQVILLNQAGKNSHEHICESLELFGREVMPEFQNDPAQAAWKKGVMSGEIQLEEIDTEAFTDRYGKLAINVAPEKAAAG from the coding sequence ATGAAGTTCGGCATCTTCTACGAGCTGCAACTGCCGCGGCCCTGGGTGGCCGGCGACGAGTTCGCCCTCTACCAGAACGCGCTCTCGCAGATGGAACTCGCCGACAAGCTCGGCTACGACCATGCCTGGGTGGTCGAGCATCATTTCCTCGAGGAATATTCGCACTCGCCCTCCCCGGAATCCTTCCTCGCCGCTGCCAGCCAGCGCACCAAGAACATCCGGCTCGGCCACGGCATCCTCCAGCTCACCACCAACCATCCGGCCCGCGTTGCCGAGCGTGTCGCGGTGCTGGATCTGCTCAGCAACGGCCGCTGCGAATTCGGCATGGGCGAGAGCGCCTCGATCACCGAGCTCACCCCGTTCGGCCGCGACATGGAGACCAAGAAGGAGGTGTTCGAGGAGGCCGTGGCCGCGATCTTCCCGATGTTCAAGGACGCCGGCAGCGAGCACCACGGCAAATATTTCGACATCCCCTTGCGCAATGTCGTGCCGAAGCCGGTGCAGAAGCCGCATCCGCCGCTGTGGATGGCCTGCTCGCAGCTGCCGACCATCGAGCGCGCGGGCCGCCACGGTTTTGGCGCGCTCGGCTTCCAGTTCGTCAGCGCCGATGCCGCGCACGCCTGGGTGCACGCCTATTACAACGCCATGACCAAGCGGCTCTCCAAGCTCGCGGACTACGAGATCAACCCCAACATGGCGCTGGTGTCGTTCTTCATGTGCGCCAAGTCCGACGAGGAGGCGCGTGCCCGCGCCGACGGCGCCACCTTCTTCCAGTTCGCGCTGCGCTTCTACGGCGCCTCGCAGAACCGCCAGCGGCCCGCGCCCTACACCGTCAACATGTGGGACGAGTACAACAAGTGGAAGCGCGACAATCCCGAGGCGCAGGAGGCGGCCTTGCGCGGCGGCCTGATCGGTTCGCCCGAGACGATCCGAAAGAAGCTGAAGCGGTTCCAGTCCTCGCATATCGACCAGGTCATCCTGCTCAACCAGGCCGGCAAGAACAGCCACGAGCACATCTGCGAATCGCTCGAGCTGTTCGGCCGCGAGGTGATGCCGGAGTTCCAGAACGACCCGGCGCAGGCGGCGTGGAAGAAAGGTGTGATGAGCGGCGAGATCCAGCTGGAGGAGATCGACACCGAGGCGTTCACCGACCGCTACGGCAAGCTCGCCATCAATGTGGCACCAGAGAAGGCGGCGGCGGGGTAG
- a CDS encoding L,D-transpeptidase, with protein MSKRAKRRKTETLAIPMAARVAIGVVAVAVAGYSLLSPPAGVQPARKPSAPQAQVQAQVQAQASSTPVYVAPPARPSAPAAAPAPIPAPAAALVEPPKAADGPGALVRQVVDYASHQTPGTVIIDTGHTFLYFVLNDRQAMRYGIGVGREGFTWSGEQTVARKAEWPDWHPPTEMIGRQPYLPRFMAGGPGNPLGARAMYLGETEYRIHGTNNPDTIGKRVSSGCIRLTNDDVTDLYERVKVGAKVIVLPATAARRPLQAAPADAAFRLPDPTSASKRPLAANAQMLPSGAKIAEAR; from the coding sequence ATGAGCAAGCGAGCCAAACGTCGAAAGACCGAGACGCTCGCAATCCCGATGGCCGCGCGAGTTGCAATTGGCGTCGTGGCCGTCGCCGTCGCGGGATATAGTTTGCTGTCGCCCCCGGCCGGCGTTCAGCCAGCGCGGAAGCCGTCCGCGCCCCAGGCCCAAGTCCAGGCTCAAGTCCAAGCCCAGGCATCGTCAACGCCGGTTTACGTGGCACCTCCGGCCCGTCCGTCAGCTCCGGCTGCAGCCCCAGCCCCGATTCCGGCCCCGGCAGCGGCGCTGGTCGAACCGCCGAAAGCCGCTGACGGTCCCGGCGCACTTGTCCGCCAGGTGGTCGACTATGCCAGTCACCAGACGCCGGGCACCGTGATCATCGATACCGGACACACGTTCCTCTATTTCGTCCTGAATGACAGGCAGGCGATGCGCTACGGCATCGGTGTCGGCCGTGAAGGTTTTACATGGTCCGGCGAGCAGACCGTGGCCCGTAAAGCAGAATGGCCGGATTGGCATCCGCCCACGGAGATGATCGGGCGTCAGCCCTATCTGCCGCGGTTCATGGCAGGCGGTCCCGGCAACCCGCTCGGTGCCCGCGCGATGTATCTCGGCGAGACCGAATATCGCATTCACGGCACCAACAACCCCGATACGATCGGGAAGCGGGTTTCGTCTGGCTGTATCCGGCTGACCAATGACGACGTGACGGACCTCTATGAGCGGGTGAAAGTCGGAGCAAAAGTGATCGTGCTTCCGGCGACCGCTGCCCGCCGGCCGTTGCAGGCAGCGCCCGCCGATGCCGCTTTCCGATTGCCGGACCCGACGTCGGCATCGAAGCGGCCCTTGGCGGCCAACGCACAGATGCTGCCGTCTGGAGCGAAGATCGCAGAGGCGCGGTAA
- a CDS encoding sulfonate ABC transporter substrate-binding protein produces MRRIIQRLIAAIVLSIGIVAAAVGTSYGQDKVVRIGYQKYGKLVLLKSKGTLEPKLAADGYQVVWTEFPSGPPLLEALNVGAIDFGNTGEAPPIFAQAAGAPIQYVAYEPPAPKGEAILVAKDSPLTSVADLKGKKVALNKGSNVHYLLVKALEKAGVKYSEVEPVFLAPADARAAFERGAVDAWVIWDPFQAAAEAATAARTLTDGTGIVANYQFYFSSKKFLDANPKIVDAVLAELSTVDDWAKGDIHAVAEQLAPAIGLSVPVVEVALKRQAYGIKPITDAVIADQQQVADAFFALGLIPKSIKISDVARKPGS; encoded by the coding sequence ATGAGGCGTATCATTCAGCGTCTGATCGCAGCCATCGTGCTGTCGATCGGCATCGTCGCCGCCGCCGTCGGCACGTCCTACGGACAGGACAAGGTGGTCCGCATCGGCTACCAGAAATACGGCAAGCTGGTGCTGCTCAAAAGCAAGGGCACGCTGGAGCCGAAGCTCGCCGCTGACGGCTACCAGGTGGTGTGGACCGAATTCCCGTCAGGTCCGCCGTTGCTCGAGGCGCTCAATGTCGGCGCCATCGATTTCGGCAACACCGGCGAAGCCCCGCCGATCTTCGCGCAGGCCGCCGGTGCGCCGATTCAGTATGTCGCCTATGAGCCGCCGGCCCCGAAGGGCGAGGCCATCCTGGTGGCGAAGGACAGCCCGCTGACATCGGTCGCGGACCTCAAGGGCAAGAAGGTTGCGCTCAATAAGGGCTCCAACGTCCACTACCTCCTGGTCAAGGCGCTGGAGAAGGCCGGCGTGAAGTATTCGGAAGTCGAGCCGGTGTTCCTGGCGCCCGCCGATGCCCGCGCCGCCTTCGAGCGCGGCGCGGTCGATGCCTGGGTGATCTGGGATCCGTTCCAGGCCGCGGCGGAGGCCGCCACCGCCGCGCGCACGCTCACTGATGGCACCGGCATCGTCGCCAACTACCAGTTCTACTTCTCGTCGAAGAAATTCCTCGACGCCAATCCGAAGATTGTCGACGCCGTGCTCGCCGAGCTGAGCACGGTCGACGATTGGGCCAAGGGCGACATCCATGCGGTGGCTGAGCAACTTGCCCCTGCCATCGGCTTGTCCGTCCCGGTCGTCGAGGTGGCGTTGAAGCGGCAGGCCTACGGCATCAAGCCGATCACCGATGCCGTCATCGCCGACCAGCAGCAAGTTGCCGACGCGTTTTTCGCGCTGGGCCTCATTCCCAAATCCATCAAGATCTCCGACGTCGCTCGGAAACCAGGATCGTGA
- a CDS encoding cytochrome P450, with amino-acid sequence MSTAPRIDIDPAAFWADPYPMLATMRKQAPIAFVPQLGSTLLTSRDDISISEKQIDVFSSHQPAGLMNRLMGHNMMRKDGEAHQVERRAMFPTVSPRTVKAHWTALFQAHADRILDAIEPGRIDFMRDFALPFSGECLKSITGLTNIGFGDMDAWSQGMIEGIANYAGDPAVEGRCHAATSGIDAAIDDILPVMRKNPDQSILGVLLASGMAMESVRANVKLAISGGQNEPRKAIAGTVWALLTHPEQLDLVRKGEVTWLDAFEEYARWISPIGMSPRRIAKSWTIRDVSFELDERVFLMFGSANRDEKHFDRADQFDVRRDTTKSVAFGAGPHFCAGAWASRAMIADVALPTVFARARQLALADDEEVRIGGWAFRGLQNLPVRWH; translated from the coding sequence TTGAGTACCGCGCCGCGCATCGACATCGACCCGGCCGCATTCTGGGCCGACCCCTATCCGATGCTCGCAACGATGCGCAAGCAGGCGCCGATCGCCTTCGTGCCGCAGCTCGGCTCGACGCTGCTGACGAGCCGCGACGACATCTCGATCTCCGAGAAGCAGATCGACGTTTTCTCCTCGCACCAGCCCGCCGGCCTGATGAACCGGCTGATGGGCCACAACATGATGCGCAAGGACGGCGAGGCGCATCAGGTCGAACGCCGCGCCATGTTCCCGACGGTGTCGCCGAGGACGGTGAAGGCGCACTGGACCGCGCTGTTCCAGGCCCATGCCGACCGCATCCTTGACGCGATCGAGCCGGGGCGGATCGATTTCATGCGCGACTTCGCGCTGCCGTTCTCCGGCGAATGCCTGAAGTCGATCACCGGCCTCACCAATATCGGCTTTGGGGATATGGATGCGTGGTCGCAAGGCATGATCGAGGGCATCGCCAACTATGCCGGCGATCCCGCCGTAGAGGGGCGTTGCCACGCGGCGACGTCAGGCATCGATGCCGCGATCGACGACATCCTGCCGGTGATGCGCAAGAACCCCGACCAGAGCATCCTCGGCGTGCTGCTCGCCTCGGGCATGGCGATGGAGAGCGTGCGCGCGAATGTAAAACTCGCGATCTCCGGCGGTCAGAACGAGCCGCGCAAGGCGATTGCCGGCACGGTGTGGGCGCTGCTGACCCATCCCGAGCAGCTCGATCTCGTGCGCAAGGGCGAGGTGACCTGGCTCGATGCGTTCGAGGAATACGCCCGCTGGATCTCGCCGATCGGCATGTCGCCGCGCCGGATCGCAAAGTCGTGGACGATCCGCGACGTGTCGTTCGAGCTTGATGAGCGCGTGTTCCTGATGTTCGGCTCGGCCAATCGCGACGAGAAGCATTTTGACCGCGCCGATCAGTTCGACGTGCGGCGTGATACGACGAAGAGCGTCGCGTTCGGCGCGGGCCCGCATTTCTGCGCCGGCGCGTGGGCCTCCCGCGCCATGATCGCGGACGTCGCACTGCCGACCGTGTTCGCCCGCGCCAGGCAGCTTGCCTTGGCCGATGACGAGGAGGTGCGGATCGGCGGCTGGGCGTTCCGCGGGCTGCAGAATTTGCCGGTGCGGTGGCATTAG
- the ssuD gene encoding FMNH2-dependent alkanesulfonate monooxygenase produces the protein MSKQPNANILWFLPTHGDGRYLGTGIGGREVNFNYLRQIAQAADQLGYFGVLLPTGRSCEDSWIVASSVAPFTERLRYLVAVRPGLQSPSVAARMTATLDRITNGRLLVNVVTGGDPVENKGDGIFLSHDERYEVTREFLGVYSDLLAGKAVNVEGKHIHVEGGKLLFPPVQAPRPPLYFGGSSDAGIDVAVDTVDKYLTWGEPPALVAEKIAKVREAASRRGRKLSFGIRLHVIVRETNDAAWRAANELIKHVSDETIALAQKNFARMDSVGQQRMAQLHGGQRDKLEIAPNLWAGVGLVRGGAGTALVGDAETVAARIREYQEIGIDTFIMSGYPHLEEAYRFAELVFPLLALEQPSNVTRLHFNGGPFGETVGSDFRPQHRVSQS, from the coding sequence ATGAGCAAGCAACCCAACGCCAACATCCTCTGGTTCCTGCCGACCCACGGCGACGGCCGCTATCTCGGCACCGGCATCGGCGGCCGCGAGGTCAACTTCAACTATCTGCGGCAGATCGCACAGGCCGCCGACCAGCTCGGCTATTTCGGCGTGCTGCTGCCGACCGGACGCTCTTGCGAGGATTCCTGGATCGTCGCCTCTTCAGTCGCGCCGTTCACCGAGCGGCTGCGCTATCTCGTGGCGGTCCGCCCCGGCCTGCAATCGCCGAGCGTTGCGGCGCGCATGACGGCGACGCTCGACCGCATCACTAACGGTCGACTCCTCGTCAACGTCGTCACCGGCGGCGATCCCGTCGAGAACAAGGGCGACGGCATCTTCCTGTCCCATGACGAACGCTATGAAGTCACCCGCGAGTTCCTGGGCGTCTATAGTGACCTGCTCGCCGGCAAGGCCGTCAATGTCGAGGGCAAGCACATCCATGTCGAGGGCGGCAAGCTCTTGTTCCCGCCGGTGCAGGCGCCGCGGCCGCCGCTCTATTTCGGTGGCTCCTCCGATGCCGGCATCGACGTCGCCGTCGACACCGTCGACAAATATCTCACCTGGGGCGAGCCGCCGGCGCTGGTCGCCGAGAAGATCGCGAAGGTGAGGGAGGCAGCCAGCCGGCGCGGCAGAAAACTCTCCTTCGGCATTCGGCTTCACGTGATCGTTCGCGAGACCAATGACGCGGCCTGGCGCGCGGCGAACGAGCTGATCAAGCATGTCAGCGACGAGACCATTGCGCTGGCGCAGAAGAACTTTGCCCGCATGGATTCCGTCGGCCAGCAGCGCATGGCGCAGCTCCACGGCGGCCAGCGCGACAAGCTCGAGATCGCCCCGAACCTGTGGGCCGGTGTCGGCCTCGTGCGCGGCGGTGCCGGCACCGCGCTGGTTGGCGATGCCGAGACCGTCGCGGCCCGCATCAGGGAGTATCAGGAGATCGGCATCGATACCTTCATCATGTCGGGCTATCCGCATCTGGAGGAGGCCTATCGCTTCGCCGAGCTGGTCTTCCCGCTGCTCGCGCTGGAGCAGCCGAGCAACGTGACCAGGCTGCATTTCAACGGTGGTCCTTTCGGCGAGACGGTCGGCAGCGACTTTCGTCCGCAGCATCGGGTGTCGCAGTCATGA
- a CDS encoding sulfonate ABC transporter substrate-binding protein — MQRRDFLRLSFGTAAAAAFASRANAQNAVKEIRIGYQKTGVLVIARQQASLEKHFTPQGIDVKWVEFSSGPPMMEAMNVGSVDFGAVGDSPPVFAQAAGAAIVYAAGQPITNGQGILVPKDSPIRTVADLRGKRIGFTKGSSAHNIVVQTLEKAGLTYADITPVYLTPPDAGPAFANGSIEAWAIWDPYFAIGEAKQNGRILINSREVTKTNSFYIANRDFAKNNGAILQQIVDVTTAAGKWAEQHRDEVAKSLAAITGVPLDIQTVAANRANFVVGPVTDDIVVTQQGVADRFHKLGLIPKPIQIRDIVWRNPAA, encoded by the coding sequence ATGCAGCGTCGTGACTTCTTGAGACTCTCTTTTGGAACTGCAGCCGCGGCTGCATTCGCTTCGCGCGCCAATGCGCAGAACGCGGTGAAGGAAATTCGTATCGGCTATCAGAAGACCGGCGTGCTGGTGATCGCGCGTCAGCAAGCTTCACTGGAAAAACATTTCACACCGCAAGGCATCGACGTGAAATGGGTCGAGTTCTCCTCGGGCCCGCCGATGATGGAAGCGATGAATGTCGGTAGCGTCGATTTCGGCGCGGTCGGCGATTCCCCGCCGGTGTTCGCCCAGGCCGCGGGCGCGGCCATCGTCTATGCCGCCGGCCAGCCCATCACCAACGGCCAGGGCATTCTGGTGCCGAAGGACTCCCCGATCCGCACCGTCGCCGATCTGAGGGGCAAGCGCATCGGCTTCACCAAGGGCTCCAGCGCGCACAACATCGTGGTGCAGACCCTGGAGAAGGCGGGTCTCACCTATGCCGACATCACGCCGGTCTATCTGACGCCGCCGGATGCCGGTCCCGCCTTCGCCAACGGCAGCATCGAGGCCTGGGCGATCTGGGATCCGTATTTCGCGATCGGCGAGGCCAAGCAGAACGGCCGCATCCTGATCAATTCGCGCGAGGTCACCAAGACCAATTCCTTCTACATCGCCAATCGCGACTTCGCGAAAAACAACGGTGCCATATTGCAACAGATCGTCGATGTGACGACGGCGGCGGGCAAATGGGCCGAACAGCATCGCGACGAGGTCGCCAAATCGCTCGCCGCGATCACCGGCGTCCCGCTGGACATCCAGACCGTCGCCGCCAACCGCGCGAACTTCGTGGTCGGCCCCGTCACCGACGACATCGTCGTGACCCAGCAGGGCGTTGCCGACCGCTTCCACAAGCTCGGCCTGATCCCGAAGCCGATTCAGATCCGCGACATCGTCTGGCGCAACCCGGCAGCCTGA
- a CDS encoding type 1 glutamine amidotransferase domain-containing protein, which yields MTQHVLFIVTNAATIGPHNRKTGFFFAEVAHPFAVLDGAGIAVEFASVAGGWTPYDAYDEKDEAQKTFFGSKAFRRLNRSRKLSEVDAADYDAILIPGGLGPMVDIARNADVQRAIVRSWSTGKFVTAVCHGPCSLLGVDLGDGIPFVHGKKLTSFSKKEEYDYARDDVPYELEDALRAEGAEYSSTENWQPKVVVDGRLITGQNPASAGPMAKELLAALRRPA from the coding sequence GTGACTCAGCATGTTCTGTTTATCGTCACCAATGCAGCTACCATCGGGCCGCACAATCGCAAGACCGGTTTCTTTTTTGCGGAGGTCGCTCATCCTTTCGCGGTGCTTGACGGGGCGGGGATCGCGGTGGAGTTCGCGTCCGTAGCGGGCGGATGGACACCCTATGATGCCTACGATGAAAAGGACGAGGCCCAGAAGACGTTTTTCGGAAGCAAGGCTTTCCGTCGTCTCAATCGAAGCCGCAAGCTGTCGGAGGTCGATGCTGCGGACTATGACGCCATTCTGATTCCCGGCGGTCTCGGACCGATGGTAGATATCGCGCGCAATGCCGACGTGCAACGAGCCATTGTTCGTTCCTGGAGCACCGGAAAATTCGTGACCGCCGTCTGTCATGGCCCGTGCTCGCTGCTCGGAGTAGACCTTGGCGACGGCATTCCCTTCGTGCATGGCAAGAAGCTCACCTCGTTCTCGAAGAAGGAGGAATACGACTACGCTCGCGATGATGTTCCGTACGAGCTTGAGGATGCACTCCGGGCAGAAGGCGCGGAGTACTCGTCAACGGAAAACTGGCAGCCGAAGGTCGTTGTCGATGGCCGACTGATAACAGGCCAGAACCCGGCCTCCGCAGGCCCGATGGCGAAGGAACTCCTGGCCGCGCTCAGAAGACCTGCCTAG